A single genomic interval of Oceanispirochaeta sp. harbors:
- a CDS encoding carbohydrate ABC transporter permease, with protein sequence MSQRIDSKWNKGVLVALVILTVGVLGGGFVVLQSMQNYKVLMTIFAVVWGLTSVSLLYFVLNAVAESMPHKIRSTAVAVVFAGPAVLMLFWALVIPTLRSLRLSFADANGNGFVFFDNYKFAFTDPIMIESYRNNLLWMVFGTSFCIITGLLIAVLADKSKAEKIFKSLIFMPMAISFVGAGVIWKFMYAYKGEGINITEIGLLNAIVTAFGGEAQAWLLVPIWNNFLLIIIMVWLQTGFAMVILSSAIKGIPTEINEAARVDGANAVTIFFRITIPYIMPTIVTVTTTILIFSLKLFDIVRVMTGGNYGTNVMANEFYLRQFTYGNSGEASAIAIVLLVFIIPVLPYNLKQFMDRKVLK encoded by the coding sequence ATGAGCCAAAGAATCGATTCAAAATGGAATAAGGGTGTTTTAGTAGCCCTAGTAATACTCACAGTAGGAGTTCTGGGGGGGGGCTTTGTAGTCCTTCAGAGCATGCAGAATTACAAAGTTTTAATGACAATCTTTGCGGTTGTCTGGGGATTGACATCAGTGTCTCTCCTCTATTTTGTGCTGAATGCAGTAGCAGAATCAATGCCCCATAAAATCCGGTCTACTGCAGTAGCAGTAGTTTTTGCAGGCCCCGCAGTACTGATGCTCTTCTGGGCGCTGGTCATTCCGACCCTTCGTTCTCTGCGACTCAGCTTTGCTGATGCGAATGGTAATGGATTTGTCTTTTTTGATAATTATAAATTCGCCTTTACTGACCCGATTATGATTGAGAGTTACAGAAACAATCTGTTATGGATGGTATTCGGAACATCTTTTTGTATTATTACCGGATTGCTCATTGCCGTTCTGGCAGATAAGAGCAAGGCAGAAAAAATATTTAAATCCCTCATCTTTATGCCCATGGCCATCTCTTTTGTTGGTGCCGGGGTTATTTGGAAATTCATGTATGCTTATAAAGGGGAAGGAATCAATATAACAGAAATCGGCCTCTTGAATGCCATTGTTACCGCCTTTGGTGGTGAAGCTCAAGCCTGGCTTCTTGTCCCCATATGGAATAATTTCCTACTGATCATCATTATGGTCTGGCTGCAGACAGGTTTTGCCATGGTAATCCTCTCTTCAGCGATAAAAGGTATTCCTACGGAGATCAATGAGGCGGCAAGGGTAGACGGTGCCAATGCGGTGACAATTTTTTTCCGTATAACAATTCCCTATATCATGCCTACCATTGTTACTGTCACCACAACCATTCTGATATTCAGCCTGAAACTGTTTGATATTGTACGGGTTATGACCGGAGGGAACTACGGAACCAATGTTATGGCCAATGAATTTTACTTAAGACAGTTCACCTATGGAAATTCTGGTGAGGCTTCTGCCATCGCTATAGTACTTCTAGTGTTCATAATACCTGTTCTGCCCTACAACCTTAAACAATTCATGGATAGGAAGGTATTGAAATGA
- a CDS encoding ABC transporter substrate-binding protein — MKKFVFGAVAFLMIASLSFMGCQKKEEAVAAAPAEEKAVADQYAEVRGTVVTMAGPFVDNDAIKFEQSIKSFEEMTGIDIQYEGSKEFEASIGIRIEGGNPPDVVDFPQPGLLKNFVAKGYVIDLNKTLDMAKVKSNYIQSWLDMGTMESPDGPIMAGIWGRVNGKSLVWYNKKAFDAAGYKVPTTWAELQELQKMMISDGDSPWAIGIESGAATGWAATDWVEEMMLRTTSLENYDKWVAGELKFDSPEVRKAIETMASIWFADGMVYGGRKGIATTSFGDAPKVMFESPPKAWLHKQGNFITSFFPDNLKAGEDYDFFYLPSVDPQYGKPVLVAGDIYAMFNDRPEVRMVMQYFATAASVEGWVKAGGAISPHKDSQLSWYTNVVDRKVAEVIQNATSVRFDGSDLMPGQVGAGSFWKEMTDYVSGSITLDEAVKAIDASWPK; from the coding sequence TTGTCTTTCATGGGGTGCCAGAAAAAAGAAGAAGCAGTAGCTGCAGCACCTGCAGAAGAAAAAGCGGTGGCTGATCAATATGCAGAGGTTCGGGGTACAGTCGTGACGATGGCCGGTCCTTTCGTTGATAACGATGCCATCAAATTTGAACAGTCAATTAAATCATTTGAGGAAATGACAGGAATTGACATTCAGTATGAAGGATCTAAAGAATTTGAAGCCTCCATCGGCATCAGAATTGAGGGCGGAAACCCACCGGATGTGGTAGACTTTCCACAGCCCGGTCTCTTGAAAAACTTTGTAGCCAAAGGCTATGTAATTGACCTGAATAAGACTCTGGACATGGCTAAAGTAAAATCCAACTACATTCAGAGCTGGCTTGATATGGGAACCATGGAGTCTCCAGACGGACCGATTATGGCAGGAATATGGGGACGCGTTAACGGTAAATCTCTGGTCTGGTACAACAAGAAGGCCTTTGATGCCGCAGGATATAAGGTTCCAACAACATGGGCCGAATTACAAGAACTTCAGAAGATGATGATTTCTGATGGAGATTCTCCCTGGGCCATAGGTATTGAATCCGGTGCCGCAACAGGTTGGGCCGCAACAGACTGGGTTGAAGAGATGATGCTCAGAACCACAAGTCTTGAAAATTATGACAAATGGGTTGCGGGTGAACTGAAATTTGACAGTCCCGAAGTTAGAAAAGCCATTGAAACAATGGCCTCAATCTGGTTTGCCGACGGGATGGTTTACGGTGGACGTAAAGGGATTGCCACAACCAGTTTTGGTGATGCTCCCAAGGTTATGTTTGAAAGTCCTCCTAAAGCATGGCTGCATAAACAGGGTAACTTTATTACCTCTTTCTTCCCTGATAACTTAAAAGCCGGAGAAGATTACGACTTTTTCTATCTACCCAGCGTAGATCCCCAGTATGGAAAACCCGTGCTGGTAGCAGGTGATATCTATGCCATGTTTAACGACAGGCCTGAAGTTCGAATGGTTATGCAGTATTTTGCCACAGCTGCCTCTGTTGAAGGTTGGGTCAAAGCAGGAGGAGCTATATCTCCTCATAAAGACTCTCAGTTGAGCTGGTACACCAATGTAGTCGACAGAAAGGTTGCAGAAGTCATTCAGAACGCTACCAGTGTTCGTTTTGACGGATCGGACCTGATGCCCGGTCAAGTAGGAGCCGGTTCTTTCTGGAAAGAGATGACTGACTATGTTTCCGGATCCATAACTCTGGATGAAGCCGTAAAAGCCATTGACGCCTCTTGGCCAAAATGA